CGGGCCGGTTTCGGACTTGCCTGACCCTGCCGCGTCAGGCCAACATGACCAGCGGGTTTTCCAGGGCCTCAACGATGGCGGCCAGCAATTCCGCGCCGAGCGCGCCGTCGATGACACGGTGATCCACGCTGAGCGTGGCGGTCATGAGTGTCGCCACGCCCAGCGTCCCGTCCGCTGTCACCACCGGCCGTTTCACCCCGGTGCCCACCGCCAGAATCGCCCCGTGGGGCGGGTTGATCACCGCGTCGAAGCTGTCGATCCCGAACATCCCGAGGTTCGAGATGGCGAAGCTGCCGCCCTGATACTCCTGCGGCGTCAGCTTGCGGTCGCGGGCGCGGGCGGCGAGGTCCTTCATCTCTGCCGAGAGGGCCGAGAGGCTCTTGGCCTGTGCATCGCGCAGCACAGGGGTGAAAAGCCCGCCCTCGACGGCGACCGCCACGGCCACGTCCGAAGGCTCCAGCTGCAGGATACGGTCGCCCGCCCAGACGGCGTTGGCGGCGGGCACCTGTTGCAGCGCATGGGCACAGGCCTTGATGATGAAGTCGTTGACGCTGAGCTTCACGCCGCGCGCGGCAAGGCCGGCATTCATCTGCGCCCGCAGGTCGAGCAGCGCGTCGAGGCGGATGTCGCGGCGCAGGTAGAAATGCGGGATGGTCTGCTTGGCCTCACTCAGACGGTCGGCGATGGTGCGGCGCATCCCGTCAAGCGCGATCTCGCGGTGCGGGCGGTCGGCATAGAGCCGCGCCACGTCCCCGGTGGCGGCTGGCCGGGAGGGGCCGGGCGTCTGCGTGGTGGGAGTGGTCCGGGCTGGGGAAGGGCGCGCTTCGGCGGCCTCGACATCGGCGCGGACGACGCGGCCGCGCGGGCCGGACCCGGTCAGCGCCGAGAGATCGATGCCGCGATCCGCGGCGATGCGCCGGGCCAGCGGCGAGGCAAAGACCCGCGCGCCGTCCTTGCCCTGCGGGGCGGGGGGAGCGGCCTTCTCGCCGGCCCCCTGCGGGGCCACCTCGGCGGCCGTGGTTGCCCCGGTGGCGGATGGCGTCGCGTCGGCACTGGCGGCGGGGGCAACCGGCGCGGCAGCGGCGCTGTCGAGATCCCCGGCGCTTTCGCCCTCGGCCAGCAGCACGGCGATCGGGGTGTTGACCGTCACGCCCGCCGTGCCCTCGGT
This region of Ponticoccus alexandrii genomic DNA includes:
- a CDS encoding pyruvate dehydrogenase complex dihydrolipoamide acetyltransferase; the encoded protein is MPIQILMPALSPTMEDGTLARWLVKEGDSVSSGDVIAEIETDKATMEFEAADDGVLGRILVTEGTAGVTVNTPIAVLLAEGESAGDLDSAAAAPVAPAASADATPSATGATTAAEVAPQGAGEKAAPPAPQGKDGARVFASPLARRIAADRGIDLSALTGSGPRGRVVRADVEAAEARPSPARTTPTTQTPGPSRPAATGDVARLYADRPHREIALDGMRRTIADRLSEAKQTIPHFYLRRDIRLDALLDLRAQMNAGLAARGVKLSVNDFIIKACAHALQQVPAANAVWAGDRILQLEPSDVAVAVAVEGGLFTPVLRDAQAKSLSALSAEMKDLAARARDRKLTPQEYQGGSFAISNLGMFGIDSFDAVINPPHGAILAVGTGVKRPVVTADGTLGVATLMTATLSVDHRVIDGALGAELLAAIVEALENPLVMLA